TTCTTCGACACCGTCTTCTTCGTGCTGTTCGAACGCTTAGTAGTGTGGTTCAATCCACTCCACAATGCCTTTGCTCTCTTCTCAATGGTGGTGGTTCCTCCTTCGGACTTAATATTAACCAAACTCAGGCCTTAGCTCTACCCGGCGCGTGTAATGTTAAAACTCCACAAGTTAGCCAGTGTAACGGTAATTTATTTATGCATATATGCTTACTCAAAACTTGTCCTAATAATGCTTATCTTACCGTGACACAATAAGTAATTTCATCTATGAGACCGAaagttttattttattatatactgCTAGCAAACTTTAGGAGGGACAACCTATAGAAAATAATTAAATAGTTGTATTACTATACGATAAAATCAAATAATTACCTCTCACTTGTTTATGGTAAAACAGGTGGTTCTGGTCCGGCAACTTCTCCGGCTGTTTCACCGTCGACAGATGGCTCCGATGACACACCTGATGCCGGAATTTCACCATCAGCCTCAGTGGTTCCTTCAGGTATACTACACATCAATTATAAGGAATTAATAATCAGCTGTGAATCATCCTAGAATTTCTACCTATGATGAAATTAAATTGATGCTTTGTGAAAAGACTTTTGATGGAAAATAATGATAAATTTGAA
The sequence above is drawn from the Rutidosis leptorrhynchoides isolate AG116_Rl617_1_P2 unplaced genomic scaffold, CSIRO_AGI_Rlap_v1 contig498, whole genome shotgun sequence genome and encodes:
- the LOC139884061 gene encoding LOW QUALITY PROTEIN: non-specific lipid transfer protein GPI-anchored 15-like (The sequence of the model RefSeq protein was modified relative to this genomic sequence to represent the inferred CDS: deleted 1 base in 1 codon) produces the protein MSTRILILTVFVAMLCYGAVAQQTGCTSAITSLVPCLNYITGNSSTPSSSCCSNLSSVVQSTPQCLCSLLNGGGSSFGLNINQTQALALPGACNVKTPQVSQCNGGSGPATSPAVSPSTDGSDDTPDAGISPSASVVPSGTGGSKTVPSTDSGSSAGSSIEVPLKFLVFVGLCVATITKL